The following proteins come from a genomic window of Macrobrachium rosenbergii isolate ZJJX-2024 chromosome 39, ASM4041242v1, whole genome shotgun sequence:
- the LOC136825787 gene encoding uncharacterized protein codes for MAMFKSIMVLLVMQDVMSQEDYLWCYECGTGVPGEPDCLVFSLASSWKLFWRKCSGDSVCVKTMNSWEIGNELSAVRGCTPKVSLSGAAHQDGCWTHGSTATITCYCSSNLCNGAHPGRTPISSYILMVINCLLLLALYRS; via the exons ATGGCGATGTTCAAATCAATTATGGTACTCCTCGTGATGCAGGATGTCATGA GCCAGGAGGATTACCTGTGGTGCTACGAGTGTGGGACGGGCGTCCCAGGTGAGCCAGACTGCTTGGTCTTTTCCTTAGCATCGTCTTGGAAGCTCTTCTGGAGGAAATGTTCCGGTGACAGCGTCTGTGTCAAGACCATGAACAGTTGGGAGATCGGCAACG AGCTCAGCGCTGTTAGGGGTTGCACGCCCAAGGTCAGCCTGTCAGGAGCCGCCCATCAGGACGGGTGCTGGACTCACGGATCCACTGCCACCATCACCTGCTACTGCTCGAGCAACCTCTGCAACGGCGCCCACCCCGGTCGTACGCCCATCTCCAGTTACATTCTCATGGTTATCAACTGCCTCCTTCTGCTTGCGCTCTACAGATCGTGA